AAAACATGTCATTATAGATAATCCTGAAGCTCTTGAAGTTCTCCTTCGACAAGAGGGAGCGATAATCATAACAGGGCATTTCGGTAACTGGGAACTCTTCGGTATTGCAAACAGGTATCTTCTTGGAGATGTTGCTTTTCTTGTAGGACGACAGAGCAACAGCCTGGTTGATGGATTTATCAATCATATGCGTTCCATGCACGGAATAGAATTGTACAATCGGAGAGCAGCGGTAAAAGGCGTATTATCATCGATGAAACGGGGGGGATACGTTTGCTGGCTTTCAGATCAGGATGCAGGGGAAAGTGGAATAATCGTTGATTTTCTCAATTACCCCGCTTCCACTCCGAGAGGAGCAGCGGCATTTTCCGTAAAACTTGGAGTGCCGGTTATTCTGGCGGCGCTGCTCCGAATCGGGAAAGGTCCTGATCACAGGCTTGTGATAAGGGAACCAATACGTCCTGAGGGAGATATTCCAAGGGAAGAAGCAGAAAAACGGATTACACAGCAATATACGCTTGAACTTGAAAGATTGATAAGAGAAAACCCGGAACTCTACTGGTGGGCGCATCGAAGATGGAAAACCACTGGATTGTATAAGGATAGAATATGAAAAGTAAAGTCGCTGTGCTGAAAACATCACCAGATACCGTTCTGGAGGATTATCACAGGCTTCTCGAAAGCATTGATTATCTGGATTTCCTGGATAAGAACCAGGACGTTCTGCTTAAGATAAATGTGTCATGGCATCACTGGTATCCAGCCTGCTCCACGACATCTTGGCAGCTTGATGGTGTGATAAGAAGCCTCCTGAAGGATGGTTTCAGTAAAGATCAGCTCGTTTCCACCCACAACAGGACCGTTGTTGTCAGTGATAAGAAAGGTGAAATTAAAAACCATCTCAGGCAGGTCGATGAAGACCTGCATGGAATTCGAAAGGTCAGACTTTACGAAAAACCGGTGAAATGGGTTGAATTCAAACCGGACAAGCCTTTCAGAGTACTTGGAAAGATCTTCCCTGATGGTGTAAAAGTTCCGGACATCCTCATAGGAAAGAATATTATTCATCTTCCAACAATGAAAACACATGTATTTACAACAATCACAGGCGCGATGAAGAACGCTTTCGGGGGTCTGCTCAGCGAGCGTCGCCACTGGACACACAGTGTCATACATGAGACCCTTGTTGATCTTCTCAGAATACAGAAGGAGATACATCCCGGTATTCTTGCAGTAATGGATGGAACATTTGCCGGAGAAGGACCCGGTCCGAGAGCGATGATTCCCCATGTTAAGAACTATATCCTGGCTTCCGCGGATCAGGTGGCAATTGATGCGATTAGCGCGAAAATGCAGGGGTTTGATCCGATGAAACTGGATTTCATAAGGCTTGCTCACGAAGAAGGACTCGGAGTTGGAGATACGGCAGAAATCGAGATTGTGGGAGAAGACATCTCAAAGGTGAACTTCCATTTTATGCAGACAGAGACTTTCGCAAGCAGAGGTCAGAAGGCTATCTACCACGGCTGGCTGAAACCTCTGGAGAATATCCTGCTCAGAAGTCCAATTGTTCCATGGTCTTTTTACGCGAGCAGGTTATATCATGATGTGTTCTGGCTGAATATTGTTGGTAAGAAAAGAATCAAGGAAGCTCTCGCGACTCCGTGGGGAGAGCTTTTTAAGAAGTATGCTTCAGTTGAAACCATACCGGATTCTAAAGGGATCGAAAGTGGAGAGTAAACCATAATGCCGATTAAGCAGGCAGTTCTCGGATGCGGGAGATGGGGAAGTTTTCATCTCTGGTATGGATCCAGAGTGGGAAATACAATGCTTGGCTGGGAACCCGCATACGCGCCTGCGTTCCGAGAGCTTCAGAGAACCGGGGAAAACAGGTATCTCAAGCTTCCCGATTCTGTTCGTTTGACCACAGAACTTGCAGAAGTATCCGCCTGTGACTTAATAACTGTAGCGGTTCCCGCTCAGGAATTCAGAAAACTTGCATCAATACTATCCGCAATTGATCTGTCAGGTTCAGATATCATTCTCTGCATGAAGGGTATAGAAAAAGTAACCGGATTGAGAATGTCCGAAATCGCTGATCAGGAAGGACTGAATCCACGAAGCC
This Candidatus Aegiribacteria sp. DNA region includes the following protein-coding sequences:
- a CDS encoding DUF362 domain-containing protein, whose amino-acid sequence is MKSKVAVLKTSPDTVLEDYHRLLESIDYLDFLDKNQDVLLKINVSWHHWYPACSTTSWQLDGVIRSLLKDGFSKDQLVSTHNRTVVVSDKKGEIKNHLRQVDEDLHGIRKVRLYEKPVKWVEFKPDKPFRVLGKIFPDGVKVPDILIGKNIIHLPTMKTHVFTTITGAMKNAFGGLLSERRHWTHSVIHETLVDLLRIQKEIHPGILAVMDGTFAGEGPGPRAMIPHVKNYILASADQVAIDAISAKMQGFDPMKLDFIRLAHEEGLGVGDTAEIEIVGEDISKVNFHFMQTETFASRGQKAIYHGWLKPLENILLRSPIVPWSFYASRLYHDVFWLNIVGKKRIKEALATPWGELFKKYASVETIPDSKGIESGE